From one Montipora capricornis isolate CH-2021 chromosome 10, ASM3666992v2, whole genome shotgun sequence genomic stretch:
- the LOC138021457 gene encoding uncharacterized protein gives MEKKTYYILTRDLEDPSTQGSGVLWGMTLLSNYVYGTTSPLALKGELFEALPADKQSTAVEDNVSLRGLKQKCLQVKCPKEDLKMISGKEAYILLAVQSYSERCIIVNEKQSLLSWGVADNEGCQVSVWIDDMKKYVAAVIHYKGALPPYDGVMFGIEIVDPLFCNRGTTDGVFRCQRYFKCAAGAGMFVSLDKIRIPLCEEVTANAEAEENVQDDYTHITVSGDSNGDDSGMESSGHSIMEAEVFNENGGVLNSDKNLSEQVETNGNNSKIIDDLQEEESRGEELLKFKHLYLKEKKTLSEIQNLLEESKMKISSLEKNLHEERVARESLSEKCNTLQNALSEQVLHQSGVEFQLEEQKSKIQKMQKCFMSEWKEFEKRLIEERASKVSIEQQLSDSLLQLEKEKKLKAALQKELENLTQRVTCQEGLDELKQQPSPVAETCDWLIERSEVEVLGGKSLGTGGWGVVTEGRFRGCRVAVKQIHELILSPHNRRLFMREMTIASRCRHPCLLQFIGATNDDGVPLFITELMDISLRDLLEKQPLTKAEVVTIALDIARALNYLHMSKPPIIHRDISSANVLLWRRDNQWQAKVSDYGTANFMRKCRTMNPGAVIYSAPEALSSDQSPKIDVYSFGLLLCEMCIRELPVPQKTDTQVFLMTDQDLRDLVMSCVRDKPKERPNMVEVLRELEQIGPAMT, from the exons ATGGAAAAGAAAACGTATTACATCCTCACTCGCGATTTGGAAGACCCTTCGACTCAAGGGTCTGGCGTGCTATGGGGAATGACTTTGCTGTCCAATTACGTCTATGGGACAACATCACCATTAGCCCTCAAGGGAGAACTCTTCGAGGCTCTTCCTGCAGATAAACAATCCACAGCTGTCGAGGACAATGTTTCTTTGCGTGGTCTAAAGCAAAAATGTCTGCAAGTTAAGTGCCCAAAAGAAGATTTAAAAATGATTAGCGGAAAAGAGGCCTACATACTCTTAGCTGTTCAGTCCTATAGCGAGCGATGTATTAttgtaaatgaaaaacaaagtctTCTTAGTTGGGGTGTGGCTGACAACGAAGGCTGCCAAGTATCTGTGTGGATTGATGATATGAAGAAATATGTCGCTGCTGTTATTCATTACAAGGGAGCTCTGCCACCTTATGATGGTGTTATGTTTGGAATTGAGATTGTg GACCCTCTTTTTTGCAATCGTGGCACTACAGATGGTGTTTTTAGGTGTCAAAGGTATTTCAAGTGTGCTGCAGGAGCGGGAATGTTTGTGTCCTTAGACAAGATCAGGATTCCATTGTGCGAGGAAGTGACTGCAAATGCAGAGGCTg AAGAGAATGTCCAAGATGACTACACACATATAACGGTAAGTGGAGATTCAAATGGAGATGACTCTGGTATGGAGAGCTCAGGGCATTCAATCATGGAGGCAGAAGTGTTTAATGAAAATGGTGGTGTTCTTAACAGTGATAAAAACCTGAGTGAACAAGTGGAAACTAATGGGAATAATAGCAAAATCATTGATGATCTTCAAGAAGAGGAATCAAGAGGCGAAGAGCTATTGAAATTTAAGCATTTGTATCTTAAAGAGAAGAAAACGCTGAGTGAGATCCAAAACCTTCTTGAAGAGAGCAAGATGAAGATTTCAAGTCTGGAGAAGAATCTTCACGAAGAACGTGTGGCAAGAGAAAGTCTGAGTGAGAAATGTAACACTTTACAGAATGCTTTGAGTGAGCAAGTTCTACATCAATCCGGGGTTGAATTTCAGTTGGAGGAACAGAAGAGTaagattcagaaaatgcagAAATGTTTCATGTCTGAGTGGAAAGAATTTGAGAAACGTTTGATTGAAGAGCGTGCTTCAAAAGTTAGCATTGAACAGCAGTTGAGTGACTCCTTGTTACAATTAGAGAAAGAGAAGAAGTTGAAAGCTGCATTACAAAAAGAATTGGAAAATCTTACTCAGAGGGTCACTTGCCAGGAGGGTTTAGATGAACTGAAGCAGCAACCTAGTCCAGTGGCGGAAACTTGTGACTGGCTTATAGAGCGCAGCGAGGTTGAGGTTTTAGGTGGGAAAAGTCTAGGCACTGGTGGCTGGGGCGTGGTCACGGAGGGCAGATTTCGTGGATGTAGAGTGGCAGTGAAGCAAATTCATGAACTTATTTTGTCACCGCACAACAGACGCTTATTTATGAGAGAGATGACCATTGCCTCTAGATGCCGTCACCCATGTTTACTCCAATTTATTGGTGCTACAAATGATGATGGTGTACCTTTGTTTATAACAGAGCTAATGGATATCAGTTTGAGGGATCTACTTGAAAAGCAGCCATTAACAAAAGCAGAAGTAGTCACCATTGCACTTGATATTGCCAGAGCCTTGAATTACTTGCATATGAGTAAACCTCCCATAATCCACCGGGATATAAGCAGTGCAAATGTGCTGCTGTGGAGACGAGACAATCAGTGGCAAGCTAAGGTGTCTGATTACGGCACTGCGAATTTCATGAGAAAGTGTAGAACAATGAATCCCGGAGCTGTAATTTATTCTGCACCAGAAGCACTGTCATCTGATCAGTCTCCAAAG